In a genomic window of Actinomycetes bacterium:
- a CDS encoding YdeI/OmpD-associated family protein: protein MAKHHDSSPGIWLVRYKQGSGHKHVTYDDVVVEALCFGWVDSRPRTLDDDRSQLLLTPRKATSRWSAVNKERVERPTREGRMETAGLAVVQAAKGGGSWDALNAVEQLAEPSDLAQALDDDPAARVQWEAFPRSTKRAILEWITTAKAPETRRRRIDETVSEARVGRRANQWRQPKGR, encoded by the coding sequence TTGGCCAAGCATCACGACTCATCCCCGGGGATCTGGCTGGTCCGCTATAAGCAGGGATCCGGGCACAAGCACGTGACCTACGACGACGTCGTGGTCGAAGCGCTGTGCTTCGGGTGGGTCGACAGCCGACCCCGGACTCTCGACGACGACCGTTCTCAACTGCTCCTCACTCCCCGCAAGGCGACCAGCCGATGGTCGGCGGTGAACAAGGAGCGGGTGGAGCGACCGACCCGCGAAGGGCGCATGGAAACCGCAGGGCTGGCGGTGGTCCAGGCGGCCAAGGGCGGCGGCAGCTGGGATGCCCTCAACGCCGTCGAACAACTCGCCGAACCATCCGACCTCGCCCAGGCGCTCGACGACGACCCAGCCGCCCGCGTGCAGTGGGAGGCCTTCCCTCGCTCCACCAAGCGTGCCATCCTCGAATGGATCACGACCGCGAAGGCCCCCGAGACCCGCCGACGCCGCATCGACGAGACCGTCTCCGAGGCCAGAGTCGGACGCCGAGCCAACCAGTGGCGACAGCCCAAAGGTCGTTGA
- a CDS encoding SDR family NAD(P)-dependent oxidoreductase, whose product MRTVMITGGGRGLGRTTAEKLAAAGCRVILVARTAAASQAAAEQICRTNPEAVVEARWVDLSSLAQIRAFAETVVGHHRSIDVLFHVAGVMQTSRTRRLSADGLEETLAVNVLAPFLLTGLLLPTLVQAPSARVVTVSSRLHLPGSRGEPVDFDFADPQLAHDYNPDRAYKNSKLAVLWFTYELQRRLPPRSITANAVCPGFVPATAAASTHGAMQVVMTHLMPHMPFATSVDAATESLAFMALDPTLDGVGGQFFGERHPIESSPESLDVDRAQRFWKLAADLTGFHGL is encoded by the coding sequence GTGAGGACTGTGATGATCACCGGCGGGGGCCGGGGACTGGGGCGAACGACCGCGGAGAAGCTGGCGGCCGCCGGCTGCCGGGTGATCTTGGTGGCCCGGACCGCTGCAGCATCGCAGGCAGCAGCGGAGCAGATCTGCCGCACCAACCCGGAAGCTGTCGTCGAGGCCAGGTGGGTGGACCTGTCCTCACTGGCCCAGATCCGTGCTTTCGCCGAGACGGTGGTCGGCCACCACCGATCGATCGACGTGCTGTTCCACGTCGCTGGGGTGATGCAGACCAGCCGAACGCGCCGGCTTAGCGCCGACGGGTTGGAGGAGACCCTCGCCGTCAACGTCTTGGCACCCTTCCTGCTGACCGGGCTGCTGCTGCCCACGTTGGTGCAAGCCCCCTCGGCCCGGGTAGTCACGGTCAGCTCCCGACTCCACCTGCCCGGGTCGCGTGGTGAGCCGGTCGACTTCGACTTCGCCGACCCGCAGCTGGCGCACGACTACAACCCTGACCGGGCCTACAAGAACTCCAAGCTGGCGGTGCTGTGGTTCACCTACGAGCTACAGCGACGGCTGCCACCCCGGTCGATCACGGCGAACGCAGTCTGCCCGGGCTTCGTGCCCGCCACCGCCGCGGCGAGCACCCACGGAGCCATGCAGGTCGTCATGACCCATCTGATGCCGCACATGCCATTCGCCACCTCCGTAGACGCCGCGACCGAATCGCTGGCCTTCATGGCGTTGGACCCAACCCTGGACGGCGTCGGGGGACAGTTCTTCGGTGAACGCCACCCGATCGAATCCAGCCCCGAATCCCTCGACGTCGACCGCGCCCAGCGCTTCTGGAAGCTCGCGGCCGACCTCACCGGCTTCCACGGACTCTGA
- a CDS encoding pyridoxamine 5'-phosphate oxidase family protein translates to MSTAGQLTTSIAEVSPDTVWRAIGKASFAVLGYVTPAGKPRTSGVMYAVQDRRLYVSTDADSWKARHIHTGEEVSVTVTVRRGGLLALLMPIPPATVTFHARASVYPAATVQPGQVPAKLIRRLPPAAREHVCLIELAPEGEFVTYGIGVSLRRMAAPSTARSRAAVT, encoded by the coding sequence ATGAGCACGGCTGGTCAGTTGACGACCTCGATCGCCGAAGTCAGCCCGGACACGGTGTGGCGGGCGATTGGGAAGGCGAGCTTCGCGGTCTTGGGTTACGTGACCCCTGCCGGCAAGCCGCGCACCAGCGGAGTCATGTACGCAGTGCAGGACCGACGTCTGTACGTGTCCACCGACGCCGACAGCTGGAAGGCCCGCCACATCCACACTGGCGAGGAGGTGAGCGTCACGGTGACGGTCCGCCGCGGAGGGCTGCTGGCTCTGCTGATGCCCATCCCGCCGGCGACGGTGACCTTCCATGCCCGGGCGAGCGTGTACCCGGCCGCCACCGTGCAGCCTGGCCAGGTCCCAGCCAAGTTGATCAGACGGCTTCCCCCGGCAGCACGCGAGCACGTCTGCCTTATCGAGTTGGCGCCGGAGGGCGAGTTCGTCACATACGGGATCGGCGTCTCGCTTCGACGCATGGCAGCGCCGAGCACGGCTCGTAGCCGAGCGGCCGTCACGTGA
- a CDS encoding DUF6326 family protein — protein sequence MNIETTGKVAATQASAKAAGTVDRAARLSLLWVFALFNYLYCDVLGLMDPDSLKGYIDGNVGGIQITQGFLLSAAVLMEIPIAMVLLSVVLPYPASRWANIIAGTIMTVVQVSSLLLGSGPTAYYLFFSTIEIGCAAFIVWFAWHWRRLDEPRPVEAGDPA from the coding sequence ATGAACATCGAGACCACGGGCAAGGTAGCGGCAACCCAGGCTTCAGCCAAGGCCGCGGGAACGGTGGACCGCGCGGCGCGGCTGTCCCTCTTGTGGGTCTTCGCGCTGTTCAACTACCTGTACTGCGACGTCCTGGGGCTGATGGACCCCGACTCGCTGAAGGGGTACATCGACGGCAACGTCGGCGGTATCCAGATCACTCAGGGGTTCCTGCTGAGCGCCGCGGTCCTGATGGAGATCCCCATCGCCATGGTCCTGCTGTCCGTTGTGCTGCCATACCCGGCAAGCCGGTGGGCGAACATCATCGCCGGCACGATCATGACCGTCGTTCAAGTCTCGTCGCTTCTCCTCGGATCCGGCCCGACCGCCTACTACCTGTTCTTCAGCACCATCGAGATCGGCTGCGCCGCGTTCATCGTCTGGTTCGCCTGGCACTGGCGTCGCCTCGACGAACCGCGACCGGTCGAGGCAGGTGACCCCGCCTGA
- a CDS encoding DUF4386 domain-containing protein, whose product MNGTVTGSHADEVQADRPVWGTRSKRLAAIAGVLYLLVGVFGGFAQGFVSPKVYVAGDAAATAGNLVAHSGLVRAAVVADLFQTTLWVLLALTLYRLLKHVNTNAARVMVVLVAVGAGITCLNAVFEFEALRAATGAVDLSSLGPAGCNALILLLVDTQHYGLLTAQIFFGLWLVPLGYLAYRSSWFAKALGVLLVVGGACYLADMLAAFLLPDLDPKIHTVIVIPCAVAEIWMVGHLLYLGVRKVKADDPGQVDPPTAH is encoded by the coding sequence ATGAACGGCACCGTGACTGGGTCCCACGCCGACGAGGTGCAGGCGGATCGTCCGGTCTGGGGGACCAGGTCCAAGCGCCTGGCGGCCATCGCCGGTGTGCTGTACCTGCTGGTCGGCGTCTTCGGCGGCTTCGCCCAGGGGTTCGTGTCTCCGAAGGTGTACGTCGCCGGTGACGCGGCGGCAACAGCAGGCAACCTCGTCGCCCACTCGGGGCTCGTCCGGGCCGCTGTGGTCGCGGACCTGTTCCAGACGACGCTGTGGGTCCTCCTCGCGCTGACCCTGTACCGGCTGCTCAAGCACGTGAACACGAACGCGGCGCGCGTCATGGTCGTCCTCGTCGCCGTCGGGGCCGGCATCACCTGCCTCAACGCGGTCTTCGAGTTCGAGGCGCTCCGGGCCGCCACCGGGGCCGTGGACCTGTCCTCGCTCGGCCCGGCCGGCTGCAACGCGCTCATCCTGTTGTTGGTTGACACCCAGCACTACGGGCTGCTCACCGCGCAGATCTTCTTCGGCCTGTGGCTGGTGCCGCTGGGGTACCTCGCCTACCGCTCCAGCTGGTTCGCTAAGGCGCTGGGCGTCCTGCTCGTCGTGGGCGGCGCCTGCTACCTGGCCGACATGCTGGCGGCGTTCCTGCTCCCCGACCTCGACCCGAAGATCCACACCGTGATCGTGATCCCCTGCGCGGTCGCCGAGATCTGGATGGTCGGCCACCTGCTCTACCTCGGGGTGAGGAAGGTGAAGGCAGACGACCCGGGTCAGGTCGACCCACCGACAGCCCACTGA
- a CDS encoding CPBP family intramembrane glutamic endopeptidase, with the protein MNAVDTDQPLARSRSRVRGWVAAHPLAAYVVLAYVLSWAYWVPLALGSRTVETGVGWPSQIPGLAGPAISAVIVTALVSGRAGLAAVWQRLTRWRVGWWWLSVLAILAAGAVGLALLGGVADTGDLTGYNGISAGLGPLATIAVVLVLNGFGEETGWRGFLADGLLRRHSLTVTSLLVALVWAPWHAPIFFFQSSFNDFTVARVVGWAIGLTAGSVVLTWLYRGAARSILLVAVWHTAFNFTSATPAAAGTVAAITSTVVMVAAVVIIIADWWRHRAAPPGEEGRP; encoded by the coding sequence ATGAACGCGGTGGACACCGACCAGCCCCTCGCCCGGTCCCGCTCGCGGGTGCGTGGGTGGGTGGCCGCCCATCCCCTGGCCGCGTACGTCGTGCTCGCCTACGTGCTCTCGTGGGCGTACTGGGTTCCGCTCGCCCTGGGCAGCCGCACGGTTGAGACCGGGGTGGGCTGGCCCAGCCAGATACCCGGCCTGGCCGGACCCGCGATCTCCGCGGTGATCGTCACCGCACTCGTCAGCGGCCGGGCGGGACTGGCTGCTGTGTGGCAGCGGCTGACCCGCTGGCGGGTCGGCTGGTGGTGGCTCTCGGTGCTGGCCATCCTGGCGGCTGGCGCGGTCGGTCTGGCTCTCCTGGGCGGCGTCGCGGACACCGGCGACCTGACCGGGTACAACGGGATCAGCGCCGGCCTCGGCCCGCTGGCCACGATCGCCGTGGTACTCGTGCTCAACGGCTTCGGGGAGGAGACCGGCTGGCGCGGCTTCCTCGCCGATGGCCTGCTCCGCCGGCACAGCCTGACCGTCACCTCGTTGCTGGTCGCCCTGGTGTGGGCGCCATGGCACGCCCCGATCTTCTTCTTCCAGAGCTCCTTCAACGACTTCACCGTCGCCAGGGTCGTCGGATGGGCGATCGGGCTGACCGCCGGATCCGTCGTCCTCACCTGGCTCTACCGGGGCGCCGCCCGCAGCATCCTGCTCGTCGCCGTCTGGCACACCGCCTTCAACTTCACCTCCGCGACCCCCGCGGCCGCGGGCACCGTCGCGGCGATCACGTCAACCGTGGTGATGGTCGCCGCCGTCGTGATCATCATCGCGGACTGGTGGCGGCACCGTGCGGCCCCTCCGGGAGAGGAGGGACGGCCATGA
- a CDS encoding TetR/AcrR family transcriptional regulator, whose protein sequence is MTRPAAAAPRRAVGRPTAGEDLRAVLVAATLRLLEQTGDPAAVTVAGIVAEAGCTPPTLYHYWPRRELLLREASALGFKRFRRSQASAAAPAGDPLDRIRRRGQAYLDFALSQPSLFRVLFLDRPVPGHPPADAENPGQGLADLAADVSAAMTASQLAPEDPLGVAVGLWAGVHGIAALWVATPELPHALARSVAAKQTAALLTGYGYTPTRTGG, encoded by the coding sequence ATGACCCGACCAGCGGCGGCGGCACCCCGGCGGGCGGTCGGGCGGCCCACCGCCGGGGAGGACCTGCGGGCCGTGCTCGTGGCGGCCACCCTGCGGCTGCTCGAGCAGACCGGCGACCCGGCCGCGGTGACCGTGGCCGGGATCGTCGCCGAAGCCGGCTGCACCCCGCCGACGCTGTACCACTACTGGCCCAGACGGGAACTCCTGCTCCGCGAGGCCAGCGCGCTCGGGTTCAAGCGGTTCCGCCGCAGCCAGGCAAGTGCGGCGGCGCCCGCCGGTGACCCGCTCGACCGGATCCGACGCCGGGGACAGGCCTACCTGGACTTCGCGCTGTCCCAGCCGTCACTGTTTCGGGTGCTGTTCCTGGACCGCCCGGTCCCCGGCCACCCACCCGCCGACGCCGAGAACCCAGGACAAGGCCTGGCCGACCTGGCCGCGGACGTGTCCGCCGCCATGACCGCAAGCCAGCTCGCGCCCGAGGACCCCCTCGGCGTCGCCGTCGGCCTGTGGGCCGGCGTGCACGGTATCGCCGCGCTCTGGGTCGCCACACCCGAACTACCCCACGCCCTGGCACGCTCCGTTGCCGCCAAGCAGACCGCCGCCCTGCTCACCGGCTACGGGTACACACCAACCCGCACGGGCGGATGA